The following is a genomic window from Saprospiraceae bacterium.
CACTTTTTGTTCACCTGCACTTATTTTCCATTTGAAATTTTCTATAGTATCCATTACTAAAAAATCTTTACCAAACATATTTTGATGTTCGATCACTTTGGAAGTTGAGATGTTTTTATAAATGGTTTTAGTTGGTCGCATCCTTCTGAACATCCTTGGGGTATTTTCGCTGTCATTATTTTGAGACTTGACATCAGGATCTTTTTCGTATACTGATTCATCATTTTTTAAAATCATCCTGTGGAATGATTCCATTGATTTTGGCATATCGGCCGGCATATTTTCAAACTCAAAGTACACTGTTTGTTTGTACTTGATGATACCTTCTTTAACCTGACCGATCAATGCTGATGAGTGTGCAAATAGGACTATTATAAAAAAACTTTTTAGGGATACATTCATTTTCAAAATAAAATTATTAAGAATTTTAAATAACAGAAATAGAATAAACTGA
Proteins encoded in this region:
- a CDS encoding GLPGLI family protein, which encodes MNVSLKSFFIIVLFAHSSALIGQVKEGIIKYKQTVYFEFENMPADMPKSMESFHRMILKNDESVYEKDPDVKSQNNDSENTPRMFRRMRPTKTIYKNISTSKVIEHQNMFGKDFLVMDTIENFKWKISAGEQKVVAGYTCMKAFYKDSTNNFVVFFTTQIPKKNGPDKFGGLPGVILEVQSAQTHIIATEVINSPVTELVIPSKGDKMSRSEFTTMVKQKTEEMRQMWGDRMGRRSSGQ